A region of Candidatus Defluviilinea gracilis DNA encodes the following proteins:
- a CDS encoding EamA family transporter — MKSHRIAVFQALFVVFLWATSWVFVKIGLQDIPPITFAGLRYFTAFLILAVFLLFSEAKHEVKQLSKRMWQRLVLLGILMYAATQGAVFVTLDYLPAVTTNLLMSFSTIGVATLSIFWLSEKPNWLQWGGILLAISGAMIYFLPVSIRQSQMVGVIVGLAGMTTNVISSVLGREINRAEAHHPLLVTVISMGAGSILLLVAGFAIEQPPVMTLQGWGIILWLALANTAFAFTLWNHTLRTLTATQSSVIGGTMMIWVPILAYLFIGENITSKEIIGLVVTGIGTLIVQLRKFPSPRNLTDS, encoded by the coding sequence ATGAAATCTCATCGCATCGCTGTCTTTCAAGCGTTATTCGTCGTATTCCTCTGGGCAACCTCCTGGGTGTTTGTCAAAATCGGGCTGCAAGATATACCGCCGATCACCTTTGCAGGGCTGAGATATTTCACCGCCTTCCTCATTCTGGCAGTGTTCTTACTTTTCAGCGAGGCAAAACATGAGGTAAAGCAACTCTCGAAAAGGATGTGGCAAAGACTAGTCCTGCTCGGCATCCTCATGTACGCCGCCACGCAGGGAGCGGTCTTCGTCACGCTGGACTACCTCCCCGCAGTGACAACCAACCTGCTGATGAGTTTCAGCACGATCGGCGTGGCGACGTTGAGTATTTTCTGGCTTTCCGAAAAACCAAACTGGTTGCAGTGGGGTGGCATCCTGCTGGCGATCAGCGGCGCGATGATCTACTTCCTGCCGGTCTCCATTCGGCAAAGTCAAATGGTCGGCGTGATCGTCGGCCTGGCCGGCATGACGACAAATGTGATTTCATCTGTGCTGGGCAGAGAGATCAACCGCGCGGAGGCGCATCATCCCCTTCTTGTGACAGTCATCAGCATGGGCGCAGGCTCCATCCTTTTACTTGTGGCGGGCTTTGCCATCGAGCAACCGCCGGTGATGACTCTGCAAGGCTGGGGCATCATCCTCTGGCTGGCGCTGGCAAACACCGCCTTCGCCTTTACACTGTGGAATCACACCCTCCGCACGCTGACCGCAACCCAATCCAGCGTCATCGGCGGGACGATGATGATCTGGGTTCCCATCCTTGCCTACTTATTCATCGGAGAAAACATCACGAGCAAAGAAATTATCGGCTTGGTCGTAACAGGCATAGGGACATTGATCGTGCAACTCAGGAAATTTCCATCGCCGAGGAATCTAACAGACTCATAA
- a CDS encoding SGNH/GDSL hydrolase family protein: MKIIMIWLLLMLILGLLTTNVFLYRELRKYYALLYNSQLDPIGLSYFQEATDQTTRDKPTVVFYGDSRAAQWIAPQTDEYAFINRGIGNQTSAQVLLRFEEHIQPLQPDAIILQVCVNDLKTIPLFPDSKDEIIAACENNIEAIIQKSRGLDSVVILTTVFPTSGNVPLARRLVWSDEVYEAIDRVNGFILNYQAEGVVVFDAAGILSNPEGNVKSGYARDLLHVNDAGYSALNTELVKLLESLKIPK; the protein is encoded by the coding sequence ATGAAAATTATCATGATCTGGTTGTTGTTGATGTTGATCCTCGGGTTACTCACAACCAACGTTTTTCTGTATCGGGAACTACGAAAATATTACGCCTTGCTCTACAATTCGCAACTCGACCCCATCGGGCTGTCATATTTTCAAGAGGCAACGGACCAGACCACCAGAGACAAGCCAACGGTGGTTTTCTACGGCGATTCACGAGCGGCGCAATGGATCGCCCCCCAGACTGACGAGTACGCTTTTATCAATCGAGGGATCGGCAATCAAACGTCGGCGCAGGTGTTGCTCCGATTCGAGGAGCATATTCAACCCCTGCAACCCGATGCGATCATCCTCCAGGTTTGCGTGAACGACCTGAAAACTATTCCGCTGTTTCCCGACTCAAAAGATGAAATCATCGCCGCGTGCGAGAATAACATCGAAGCGATCATCCAGAAATCGCGCGGGCTTGATTCGGTTGTCATCCTGACGACGGTCTTTCCCACGTCTGGGAATGTTCCGCTCGCGCGTCGCCTCGTCTGGTCAGACGAAGTCTATGAAGCCATCGACCGGGTCAACGGCTTCATTCTGAATTACCAAGCCGAGGGCGTCGTCGTTTTCGACGCGGCGGGCATCCTTTCGAACCCTGAAGGCAACGTGAAAAGCGGATACGCGCGCGATCTTCTACATGTAAATGACGCTGGCTACAGCGCATTAAACACTGAGCTTGTAAAATTACTGGAGAGTCTCAAAATACCAAAATGA
- a CDS encoding esterase — MNPQPVVFLGGFLSVPAIYAGMAEEIARVSGQRVFIAQARTHHWLTTVTAAGWALVIRKLDEAAREAVKFSATGKVTVVGHSSGGVMARLYLGAKPFSGRAFNGAQWVDTLVTLGSPHYNHRGGRLRNRVNAMYPDAFFAPQVKYISVAGKSLQGKREGSSAERRLYGVYKRLCGDGSAWGDGFVPIESALLKGSEQIVLEGAHHFGLKGNLWYGTPSLVEEWWRAVG; from the coding sequence GTGAATCCACAGCCTGTAGTTTTTCTCGGCGGCTTCCTCAGCGTTCCCGCCATCTACGCGGGGATGGCGGAGGAGATCGCGCGCGTCAGCGGGCAACGAGTCTTCATTGCGCAGGCGCGCACGCATCATTGGCTGACGACGGTCACTGCCGCGGGCTGGGCGCTCGTCATCCGCAAATTGGATGAGGCGGCGCGCGAGGCGGTGAAGTTTTCCGCCACCGGCAAAGTGACAGTTGTCGGTCACAGCTCGGGCGGAGTGATGGCGCGGCTGTACCTCGGCGCAAAGCCTTTTAGCGGGCGCGCGTTCAACGGCGCGCAATGGGTGGATACGCTGGTCACGTTGGGAAGTCCGCATTACAACCATCGCGGCGGCAGGTTGCGCAACCGGGTCAATGCCATGTACCCCGATGCGTTCTTCGCGCCGCAGGTGAAATATATTTCGGTGGCGGGGAAATCCCTGCAAGGCAAGCGCGAGGGTTCCTCTGCGGAGCGTCGACTCTATGGCGTATACAAACGCCTATGCGGAGACGGCTCTGCATGGGGCGACGGGTTCGTGCCGATCGAGTCCGCTTTGCTGAAAGGGTCCGAGCAGATCGTGCTGGAGGGCGCGCATCATTTTGGCTTGAAAGGCAATTTATGGTACGGGACGCCGTCCCTTGTGGAGGAGTGGTGGAGGGCGGTTGGGTAG
- a CDS encoding glycerol-3-phosphate acyltransferase, which yields MNTSLVLIAAGIGYLFGSVSFARVVARLFAPGIDPSNVRLSIQNTDEKFQVGVTSATTLSMQGGPKLGFLTAMLDMLKVALPTLYFKTQYPGEFYFLVTALGGMVGHVWPVWYRFKGGRGLTAVYGAMFTVDWVGTFVTFFGGMLLGIIVIRDLLVAYLSGLWLLVIWLWFRTHEMAYVWYGLAANLIFLFSMIPEIKQYLDLRRRGFGADIGETVQLTGMGRGIYRFAKRLKLIRDSK from the coding sequence ATGAATACAAGTTTGGTCTTGATAGCGGCGGGGATCGGCTATCTCTTTGGCTCGGTCTCGTTTGCGCGCGTGGTGGCGCGGCTCTTTGCGCCGGGCATCGACCCCTCGAATGTGAGGCTCAGCATTCAAAACACCGATGAGAAATTCCAAGTGGGCGTGACGAGCGCGACCACGCTTTCGATGCAGGGAGGTCCGAAACTCGGGTTCCTCACCGCCATGCTCGATATGCTCAAAGTGGCTCTGCCCACGCTGTATTTCAAAACGCAATATCCCGGCGAATTTTATTTCCTCGTCACCGCGCTGGGGGGTATGGTCGGTCACGTGTGGCCCGTGTGGTATCGCTTCAAAGGCGGGCGCGGATTGACCGCCGTGTACGGCGCCATGTTCACCGTAGACTGGGTTGGCACATTCGTCACCTTCTTCGGCGGGATGCTGTTGGGCATCATCGTGATCCGCGATTTGCTCGTGGCGTATCTCTCCGGCTTGTGGTTGTTGGTGATCTGGCTTTGGTTCCGCACGCACGAGATGGCGTATGTGTGGTACGGTCTTGCCGCCAATTTGATCTTTCTTTTTTCGATGATCCCCGAGATCAAACAATACCTCGACTTGAGGCGGCGCGGATTTGGCGCGGATATCGGCGAGACGGTGCAACTGACCGGCATGGGACGCGGCATCTACCGCTTCGCCAAGCGATTGAAGCTGATTCGCGATAGCAAGTGA
- a CDS encoding FtsX-like permease family protein: MIQNILLAIRSLIARPLRTLLTTFGIVLGVAVILSINITNRSTLAAITRLFSESSGRTNLVVTNADLTLGGFDEGILYRIESVAGVSAAVPLIQSQTLLADDSQRNEFNVSFFGIVPGGLLVYGIDPAKDTLVRDYKLEAGTFLTEDLNEFHIVLAREFAEENNLQLGKSVTIRTPAGSARLKIIGLISREGPGQLNNGAFGVVPLDTAQKIFERPNELDQVDILAAEENRSPQELDALKTALQDRIGVQYSVIFPATQGKRVSQMVSGYQTGLNIFSIIAIFAGAFLIYNAFSMTVIERTREIGMLRTLGMTRWQVMKQILLEAVTLSIAGSAIGIGLGILLARGLIRVTEVFLAQDVSDVAIPASALVTSAGIGMIVTLLATVIPAWQAGRISPLEALRIRGNSDDTTAIQRGLRVGAAFMLISLIVIFLLPIPEPFGSRINNMAVLGMMFGGALLIPASVGLWERFTRATVRRMYGREGQLGSRNIERSRWRTALTVAALMIGVAMILSIRAVTIAFDRDIRSWIDVYIGGDLFVFSSIPMRNDLQAKLAAVPGVDAVTPIRYLDIKRVKPDGETEPLALTAVDPASYSQVTSFAFTDSVGEPADFLAQLAGGDTIFISSVLAEKYGLKQGDTLTLKTRRGERKFKIAAIVVDYYNRGMVVQGSWRDLKRYFQVNDASAYLVQVETDADETAVQQQIDKLYGKRRNLTIQSNQTLKSSALNLIGQTSSLFDVLAFIAMIVASLGVVNTMTMNVLERTRELGMLRSLGMTRWQMIKMILAEALLIGVIGGGLGLLFGLFQSRVVISTVNSTAGYDLTYILPTQGIVVSLIIALFVSQLAAILPAARAARLRIIEAIQFE, translated from the coding sequence ATGATACAAAACATCCTGCTGGCGATCCGCTCGTTGATTGCCCGCCCCCTGCGCACACTGCTCACCACCTTTGGCATTGTGCTTGGCGTGGCAGTGATCCTTAGCATCAACATCACCAACCGAAGCACGCTTGCCGCCATCACGCGGTTATTCAGCGAATCCTCCGGCAGAACCAACCTGGTGGTCACCAACGCCGACCTAACCCTGGGTGGATTCGACGAGGGGATTTTGTATCGTATCGAATCGGTTGCGGGCGTGTCTGCCGCCGTGCCGCTTATCCAATCGCAGACCCTGCTCGCCGACGATTCCCAACGCAATGAATTCAATGTCAGTTTCTTCGGCATTGTGCCGGGCGGACTGCTGGTATACGGCATCGACCCGGCAAAAGACACGCTGGTGCGCGATTACAAACTCGAAGCAGGCACGTTCCTCACCGAAGACCTCAACGAATTTCACATCGTGCTGGCGCGCGAGTTCGCCGAAGAGAACAACCTACAGTTGGGGAAGAGCGTCACCATCCGCACACCGGCGGGGAGCGCCCGCTTGAAGATCATCGGCTTGATCTCGCGCGAGGGACCGGGACAGTTAAACAACGGCGCATTCGGAGTCGTTCCGCTCGACACGGCGCAAAAAATCTTCGAACGCCCCAACGAACTCGACCAGGTGGATATCCTCGCCGCAGAGGAAAACCGCTCGCCGCAGGAACTGGACGCGCTGAAAACCGCCCTGCAAGACCGCATTGGCGTGCAATATTCAGTGATCTTCCCCGCCACGCAAGGCAAGCGCGTCTCGCAAATGGTGAGCGGATATCAAACCGGCTTGAACATTTTCAGCATCATCGCCATCTTTGCGGGGGCATTCCTGATCTACAACGCCTTTTCGATGACCGTCATCGAACGCACGCGCGAGATCGGCATGTTGCGCACGCTCGGCATGACCCGCTGGCAAGTGATGAAACAGATCCTGCTGGAGGCGGTCACGCTCTCCATCGCAGGCTCTGCCATCGGCATCGGTTTGGGAATTTTACTCGCGCGAGGGTTGATCCGCGTGACCGAGGTTTTCCTCGCGCAAGATGTGAGCGATGTCGCCATCCCCGCTTCGGCGCTGGTCACCAGCGCGGGCATCGGCATGATCGTCACGCTCTTGGCAACGGTCATCCCCGCGTGGCAGGCGGGGCGCATCTCTCCGCTTGAGGCGTTGCGCATCCGCGGCAACAGCGACGACACCACAGCCATCCAACGCGGACTGCGAGTGGGCGCCGCCTTCATGCTGATCTCGCTCATCGTGATCTTTCTGCTCCCCATCCCCGAACCGTTTGGAAGCCGCATCAACAACATGGCAGTGCTCGGCATGATGTTCGGCGGCGCGTTGCTCATCCCCGCCTCGGTTGGTTTATGGGAACGCTTCACGCGCGCCACAGTCCGTCGCATGTATGGGCGCGAGGGGCAACTGGGAAGCCGCAACATCGAGCGTTCGCGCTGGCGCACCGCGCTCACCGTCGCCGCGCTGATGATCGGCGTGGCAATGATCCTCAGCATCCGCGCGGTGACCATCGCCTTCGACCGCGACATCCGCAGTTGGATCGACGTGTATATCGGCGGCGACCTCTTCGTGTTCTCCTCCATCCCCATGCGGAACGATCTACAGGCGAAGTTAGCCGCTGTCCCCGGGGTAGACGCGGTGACTCCCATCCGCTACCTCGACATCAAGCGCGTCAAACCCGACGGGGAAACTGAGCCGCTTGCCCTCACCGCCGTCGACCCCGCGTCGTATTCGCAGGTCACCTCGTTCGCGTTCACCGACAGCGTAGGCGAGCCGGCAGACTTCCTTGCCCAACTTGCCGGTGGGGATACCATTTTCATTTCGAGCGTGCTCGCCGAAAAATATGGGTTAAAGCAGGGCGATACGCTTACGCTGAAAACGAGGCGCGGTGAACGAAAATTCAAAATTGCCGCCATTGTGGTGGATTATTACAATCGCGGCATGGTCGTGCAAGGCAGTTGGCGCGACTTGAAACGATACTTCCAGGTCAACGACGCCAGCGCGTATCTTGTGCAAGTGGAGACAGACGCCGACGAAACCGCCGTGCAACAACAGATCGACAAACTCTACGGCAAGCGCCGCAACCTGACCATCCAATCGAACCAGACGCTGAAATCCAGCGCGCTAAACCTGATCGGGCAAACCAGCAGTCTGTTCGATGTGTTGGCGTTCATCGCCATGATCGTCGCGTCGCTGGGCGTGGTGAACACCATGACCATGAACGTGCTCGAACGCACGCGCGAACTCGGCATGTTGCGCAGTCTTGGTATGACGCGCTGGCAGATGATCAAGATGATCCTTGCCGAAGCCCTGCTCATCGGCGTGATCGGCGGCGGACTGGGGTTGCTCTTCGGCTTGTTCCAATCGCGGGTGGTGATCTCGACCGTGAATTCCACAGCGGGCTACGACCTGACCTACATCCTCCCCACGCAGGGAATCGTTGTGAGCCTGATCATCGCGTTGTTCGTCTCGCAATTGGCGGCGATCCTCCCCGCGGCGCGCGCGGCGCGATTACGAATCATCGAGGCGATTCAATTCGAATGA
- a CDS encoding ABC transporter ATP-binding protein, with protein MPILEAKALRKIFQLGEHTVHALAGVDFAIEKGEFVALMGRSGSGKSTLLHLIGGLDRPTDGEVTLAGMQLSLLDDDKVTLVRRRNIGFIFQFFNLLPTLSTEENVALPLTIDGKDLNAYQEQITTLLRHVGLEGRRHHKPDQLSGGEQQRVAIARALVTQPSIVLADEPTGNLDSKNSTAIMELLRRSCDELQQTTIVVTHDPRAAAYADRAVFLRDGLIAKELRFKKAVKVAERLSAILKTMENLPEQN; from the coding sequence ATGCCGATCCTTGAAGCGAAAGCTCTGCGAAAAATCTTCCAACTGGGCGAGCATACCGTTCATGCCCTGGCAGGCGTGGATTTCGCCATCGAAAAAGGCGAGTTCGTCGCGCTCATGGGCAGGAGCGGGAGCGGCAAATCCACGCTCCTGCATCTCATCGGCGGACTCGACCGCCCCACCGACGGCGAAGTGACTCTCGCGGGCATGCAACTCTCCCTGCTCGACGACGACAAAGTGACGCTCGTCCGACGCCGCAACATCGGTTTCATCTTCCAATTCTTCAACTTGTTACCCACCTTGTCTACTGAGGAGAACGTAGCTCTGCCTCTTACCATCGACGGCAAAGATCTGAACGCTTATCAAGAGCAAATCACCACGCTACTTCGACACGTGGGGCTGGAGGGACGGCGCCACCACAAGCCCGATCAACTTTCAGGAGGCGAACAACAACGCGTGGCAATTGCCCGCGCGCTGGTCACACAACCCTCCATTGTGCTGGCAGACGAGCCGACAGGCAACCTCGATTCAAAGAACAGCACAGCCATCATGGAACTTCTGCGCCGTTCATGCGACGAACTCCAGCAAACGACCATCGTCGTCACACACGATCCGCGCGCCGCGGCATACGCCGATCGGGCAGTCTTCCTGCGAGATGGACTCATCGCCAAAGAACTCCGCTTCAAGAAGGCGGTGAAAGTGGCTGAGCGCCTGAGCGCGATTCTCAAAACGATGGAAAACCTCCCCGAGCAGAATTAA
- a CDS encoding BCD family MFS transporter, with amino-acid sequence MSTTSSKVAAQTGSAEATYRFARLLRLSTFQIGSALGDILVTSVWNRIMINELGLNAAPVGLLIALRYLLAPLSLLAGYWSDTRPWLGFHRTPYVWGGRLLIVLSYPLLPLSLSRFVADRNDPSGWLIAIACFLMYGTGTLLSGGNFLALVRDSVPKQRQGFAVSVIETALIIMFPIAAISLGRAMREFNLDTFWSVSLAVMAISAFFWFFAVAGIERRFANPRAGNAESTLHFGKALRTIWQDVDTRRFFAFLAIATLAAWMQEAILEPFGAHVLGQDIEQTTRYSAYWQTATVIFLIGCAVRFRKRAAEKNTRLTKIGLGIMAAGMGILALAAFGAQLRLLQLSLLIFGAGFGLYTFGAFSLLVAMTSDSEAGMYLGLWTICVLLSRGVGIALGGIFRDVFLSLTGSATTTYGLIFLLEALGLVVSIYALARVDVIGFGQRVGRLSADSDLSTAELGL; translated from the coding sequence ATGAGCACAACCTCATCCAAGGTGGCGGCGCAGACAGGGTCAGCCGAAGCGACATATCGATTCGCGCGCCTCTTGCGGTTATCAACGTTTCAAATCGGCTCCGCATTGGGAGATATCCTCGTCACCAGCGTATGGAACCGCATTATGATCAACGAATTGGGGCTGAACGCCGCGCCGGTGGGATTGTTGATCGCCCTGCGCTACCTGCTCGCGCCTCTCAGCCTGCTGGCTGGTTATTGGTCCGACACGCGCCCATGGCTGGGATTCCATCGCACGCCGTATGTCTGGGGCGGACGACTATTGATCGTCCTTTCCTATCCGTTGTTGCCTCTCAGCCTGTCGCGCTTCGTCGCCGATCGCAACGATCCAAGCGGCTGGCTGATCGCCATCGCCTGCTTCCTAATGTACGGCACCGGCACGTTGCTCTCCGGCGGAAACTTTCTTGCCCTCGTAAGAGATTCTGTTCCCAAACAACGCCAGGGGTTCGCGGTCAGCGTGATCGAAACGGCGCTGATCATCATGTTCCCGATCGCGGCGATCAGCCTCGGCAGAGCCATGCGCGAATTCAACCTCGACACGTTCTGGTCGGTATCTCTCGCGGTCATGGCGATCAGCGCGTTCTTCTGGTTCTTCGCTGTTGCCGGAATCGAACGCAGGTTCGCCAACCCCCGCGCGGGCAACGCGGAATCCACCCTCCACTTCGGCAAAGCGCTCCGCACAATCTGGCAGGATGTGGACACGCGCCGCTTCTTCGCCTTCCTGGCAATCGCCACCCTAGCCGCATGGATGCAAGAGGCGATCCTCGAACCCTTCGGTGCGCACGTGCTAGGGCAGGATATCGAACAGACCACGCGCTACTCCGCTTATTGGCAAACCGCCACCGTGATCTTTCTGATCGGATGCGCAGTCCGCTTCCGCAAGCGAGCCGCGGAAAAAAATACGCGCCTGACCAAGATCGGGCTGGGAATCATGGCGGCAGGAATGGGCATTCTGGCACTCGCCGCGTTTGGCGCGCAACTGCGCTTATTGCAACTGTCACTGCTGATCTTCGGCGCCGGGTTTGGTTTATACACCTTTGGCGCATTCAGCCTGCTCGTCGCCATGACCTCCGACTCGGAAGCGGGAATGTACCTCGGCTTGTGGACGATCTGCGTTCTCCTCTCTCGTGGAGTTGGCATCGCCCTCGGCGGCATTTTCCGCGACGTATTCCTCTCCCTCACAGGTTCGGCAACCACCACCTACGGCTTGATCTTCCTATTGGAAGCCCTCGGGCTTGTAGTTTCCATCTACGCGCTCGCGCGTGTGGACGTGATCGGGTTCGGGCAACGCGTTGGGCGCCTCTCCGCCGACTCTGACCTATCCACCGCCGAACTCGGTTTATAA
- a CDS encoding antibiotic biosynthesis monooxygenase has protein sequence MVTVGLYYDVILGKEKIFEEAVDKILDLLSKTPEHVNSYLYHRVREPNSYAIISEWSSKDAFSSFVQSDVFRQVTNWGKAELLVRRPSHKVYGHERDMR, from the coding sequence ATGGTTACCGTTGGTCTTTACTACGATGTGATCCTCGGCAAGGAAAAGATATTCGAAGAGGCAGTGGATAAAATTCTCGACCTGCTGTCAAAAACCCCTGAACACGTGAACAGCTACCTGTACCACCGCGTGCGCGAACCAAACTCGTACGCGATCATTTCAGAATGGTCGTCGAAGGATGCCTTCAGTTCCTTCGTGCAGAGTGATGTGTTCAGGCAAGTGACCAACTGGGGCAAGGCGGAACTTCTTGTGCGACGCCCCAGCCATAAAGTCTACGGTCACGAACGCGACATGCGCTAA
- a CDS encoding efflux RND transporter periplasmic adaptor subunit, translated as MNKRFSTLTSVILILSIGLAGCNAPQGEDPSATASAPIIPVDDSLLTSSAEVVAEKWASLAFMVGAQTVDIKVRVGDSVKKGELLASMPENALPQNIINAQADLLLAQQSLDNLLASETALAQATIALRAAQTAYDKAFDYRDSLNDPITITEVTTKVEDTPFGKVEVPVTKEYQGYADKETIAKAEEDLVLKKGLLDDAQRALDRLTNIKDSPDVIAAQTRIEAIEAVLNQSKLFAPFDGVVVETYVNTGEMVSPGAPVVLIADLTTLQVQTTDLNEVDAARVQMGDPVSVTFDALPNTEVNGKVSNVSLKNAPGSGVYFNVTISLDEIPEQLRWGMSAFVEIQASR; from the coding sequence ATGAACAAACGATTCTCGACACTCACGTCCGTCATATTGATCCTTTCAATCGGGCTGGCTGGATGCAACGCGCCGCAAGGAGAAGACCCCTCTGCCACAGCGTCAGCGCCCATCATTCCAGTAGACGACAGCCTGCTCACATCCTCGGCCGAAGTGGTGGCTGAAAAATGGGCAAGCCTTGCCTTCATGGTCGGCGCGCAAACGGTGGATATCAAGGTCCGCGTGGGCGATTCCGTCAAGAAAGGCGAACTCCTCGCCTCGATGCCGGAAAATGCCCTGCCGCAAAACATCATCAACGCGCAAGCGGACCTCCTCCTTGCGCAACAATCGCTTGACAATTTACTCGCCTCTGAAACCGCGTTGGCGCAAGCGACCATTGCCCTCCGCGCCGCGCAGACAGCATACGACAAAGCCTTCGACTACCGCGACTCGTTGAACGACCCCATCACGATCACCGAGGTCACAACCAAGGTGGAAGACACCCCGTTCGGCAAGGTGGAGGTGCCCGTCACAAAAGAATATCAGGGCTACGCGGATAAGGAAACGATCGCCAAAGCCGAAGAAGACCTTGTGCTCAAGAAAGGACTGCTCGACGACGCGCAACGCGCTCTGGACCGCCTGACCAACATCAAAGACTCTCCCGATGTGATCGCCGCGCAAACCCGCATCGAAGCCATCGAAGCGGTCTTGAACCAGTCCAAATTATTCGCCCCCTTCGATGGCGTGGTGGTGGAAACCTACGTAAACACCGGCGAGATGGTTTCACCGGGCGCGCCCGTGGTGTTGATCGCCGATCTTACAACACTGCAGGTGCAAACCACAGACCTCAACGAGGTGGATGCCGCGCGCGTCCAAATGGGCGACCCGGTCAGCGTCACGTTTGACGCGCTGCCCAATACGGAAGTGAACGGCAAAGTATCCAACGTCTCCTTGAAGAATGCCCCGGGGTCCGGCGTGTATTTCAATGTTACGATTTCGTTAGACGAAATCCCCGAACAGTTGCGATGGGGAATGAGCGCGTTCGTCGAAATTCAAGCCTCGCGCTAA
- the rsfS gene encoding ribosome silencing factor, with the protein MIEALEDKKGEDILLLDIKGIASFTDYFVLCNGTSDRMLDALAKGVLEATKSDYKKKGRIDGRSQEGWLVMDYGDVVVHLFSPDQREYYDLEELWSDGKVLLRVR; encoded by the coding sequence ATCATCGAAGCCCTTGAAGATAAAAAGGGCGAGGATATTTTACTTCTCGACATCAAAGGTATCGCATCGTTCACAGATTATTTCGTTCTATGCAACGGCACCAGCGACCGCATGTTAGACGCGCTTGCCAAAGGCGTGCTTGAAGCGACCAAATCGGATTATAAGAAAAAGGGCCGCATCGACGGGCGCTCGCAGGAAGGCTGGCTCGTGATGGATTACGGCGATGTGGTGGTGCATCTTTTCTCGCCCGACCAGCGCGAATATTACGACCTTGAAGAACTGTGGAGCGACGGCAAGGTGTTGTTAAGAGTGCGATAA
- the thpR gene encoding RNA 2',3'-cyclic phosphodiesterase, whose protein sequence is MSLLRAFLAIEIPRAIQLAIWQATSPLRNELGQHIRWTPAENIHLTLKFLGDISPASVDELARAIRASVDSIPAFDIQIGGFGSFPNFKRARILWVGAQASTELDAVFREVESACAHLGFAPEPRAFSPHLTVARVKADASSADRNKTTRLLEAATIDVLGTARVDSVYLFKSELKPTGAVYTKLFSAPLRGVLLSEAKHPPS, encoded by the coding sequence ATGAGCTTGCTCCGCGCCTTCCTCGCCATTGAAATCCCCCGCGCAATACAACTCGCTATCTGGCAGGCAACTTCCCCGCTCCGCAACGAACTCGGTCAACACATCCGCTGGACGCCAGCCGAAAACATCCACCTCACCCTAAAATTTCTTGGAGACATTTCCCCTGCCAGCGTGGACGAACTGGCGCGGGCGATCCGCGCCTCGGTAGACTCCATCCCAGCCTTTGATATCCAAATAGGCGGCTTCGGTTCCTTTCCCAATTTCAAACGGGCGCGCATCTTGTGGGTGGGCGCCCAAGCCTCCACAGAGTTGGACGCGGTATTTCGGGAAGTAGAGTCTGCCTGCGCCCATCTGGGATTCGCGCCCGAGCCTCGCGCCTTTTCCCCGCATCTCACAGTTGCCCGCGTCAAAGCGGACGCATCCTCGGCAGACCGTAACAAAACCACTCGCCTGCTCGAAGCGGCCACAATTGACGTACTCGGCACTGCAAGGGTAGACTCAGTATATCTATTCAAAAGCGAACTAAAACCAACCGGCGCGGTATACACAAAACTTTTCTCCGCGCCGCTACGCGGTGTCTTATTGAGCGAAGCGAAGCATCCCCCTTCATAA
- a CDS encoding response regulator codes for MTNKTVLILEDEGDAAELFAEMMRVSGFRVLKVSNSAPAIDLISSEKPDLIILDIMMPGISGLDILHHMHHDPALTNIPVVVVSAKGTPADIKRGMEAGAKIYLTKPVGFLELKEAVTRAIGE; via the coding sequence ATGACGAACAAAACCGTATTAATACTCGAAGATGAAGGCGACGCCGCCGAACTATTTGCCGAGATGATGCGCGTCAGCGGCTTTCGCGTGTTAAAAGTCTCGAACAGCGCGCCCGCCATCGATTTGATCTCCTCCGAGAAGCCCGATCTCATCATCCTCGATATCATGATGCCCGGCATCTCCGGGCTTGATATTCTCCATCACATGCATCACGACCCCGCCTTGACGAACATACCTGTTGTAGTCGTGTCAGCCAAAGGCACCCCCGCCGACATCAAACGCGGCATGGAAGCCGGAGCCAAGATCTACCTGACGAAACCGGTCGGGTTCCTGGAATTGAAAGAAGCAGTGACCCGCGCCATTGGCGAATAA